Within the Opitutaceae bacterium TAV5 genome, the region CAGGGCAGACGGCGGTTCGGCAAGCGAAAGGAGGGCATCCGCATGACGTCGCCCGCTTTCCTGTTTGTAGTCTCCGTGCCGCACCAGCCCCGTCTCGAACGGCAGTCCGGCCTGTTTCAGCGCCGCGCGGTAGCCGGCGACGCGGGCGCGGCTCGTCGAGGAATTGGCCGGGCCCGCGATCATCCCGATGCGCGTGTGTCCGCGCGCGACGAGATGCGCAGTCGCCTCGAACGCACCTTGTTTGTTATCCACCTCCACCTTGTCGAGCCTGGCGCCGGAGATCGAACGGTCGACGCAAACCACCGGCACGCCTTCTGCAGCAAATTCCAGCACGGCCGGGTCGTTCGCTTTCAGGGGCGGGATAATGATGCCGTCCACCGACTCGGCGCGCATCACGTCCAGGTAAAACCGTTCCTTCTCCGCGTCCTCGTCGTAGTTGCAAAGCAATACGGCAAAATTCGCCTGGCGGGCCGTGTCCTCCACGCCGCGCGCGATGTCGGCGAAAAACGGATTCCGGATGTTGGGAATGATCAGCCCGATGAGGTGACAGTTCCCTCCGCTGCGCAGCCGGCGGGCCACGCGGTTGGGCTTGTAGCCCATCCGGCGCATCACGTCGCGAATGCGCGCGCGCGTCTCCTCGCTGATCCGGCCCGTGTCGTTGATCGTTCGCGAGACGCTGGAAATCGAGACGCCCGCCTGCCGGGCCACCTCTGTCAGATTCACGTTTGGCTGCATTCGGGCGTGGACATTAGGACAAACCTTTTTCTGCCGACGAGTCTTGTTTTGGCCGCGAAACGCGTGGAGAAAAACCCGAATGGCCACAAAATGTCATTTTGTCCGGCGAGAATCTTCCGCGCGCTTATAAGCGCGATGAAGCGTTTCATGCGCGGCGCGTTCCTTTGTGTTTTTTGTGGCTATTGCTTGTCGGAGCGGCGGGGACGCCGCCGCTCCAATGCCCCGGAGCTTGCCCTGGAAATCTTTACTCACGGTTAAATTGAGAAAACGTTTGCTCAATCCGTGGGATTTCACCTTTCTTCCATCGACCCGAATCCCTGCCCATGACTGAAAAACTTCTCCTCGACACCGACATCGGCTCCGATGTGGACGACGCCGTCTGCCTCGCCTGGCTGCTCCTCGAACCGGCCTGCGAACTGCTCGGCATCACCACCGTTACCGGCGACACGGCAGCCCGTGCCGCGCTCGCTGATGCCCTGTGCCGGCGTACGGGGAAAGCCGGAATTCCTGTCTATCCCGGCCTCGCCAAACCGCTGCTTCTGCCGGAAAGCCGCCAACCCCGCGTGCCGCAGGCCACTATCCTGGCGGAGGGTAAATGGCCGCACACACCCGCCGGCGATTTTCCGAAGCACGAGGCGATCCGGTTCCTCCAGCAAACCATCCGCGCTCACCCCGGCGAGGTGACGCTCCTCGCTATCGGCCCGCTGACCAACATTGGCGCCCTTTTCACCATCGACCCGGAAATTCCCTCGCTTCTGAAATCGCTCGTCATCATGGGGGGCAACTTCACGCCCACCCGCTGGCTCGGCAGCTATGGCGCCGGGCGCTGTGAGTGGAATATCGTCAACGATCCGCATGCCGCCGAAATCGTCTACCGCGCCCGGGTTCCGCGGCACCGCTCCGTCGGCATCGACGTGACTTCCCGCGTGAACATGAAACCCGACGAAGTGCGTGAAAAATTTCGCCGTCCCGGTCTCGACCTCGTGCTCGATATGGCCAGGGTCTGGTTCGATGGCGGACGCGACGAGATCACCTTCCATGATCCGCTTGCCGCCGTGACCATTTTCGAGCCCGACCTCTGCACCTGGGAACAAGGCAACGTGAACATCGTCACCGATGGACTCATGGAGGGCTACACGCTTTTCAATCCCGACGTCGCCCCCGCCGAAGCCTTGCATGAAGTCGCCAGCGAGGTAGACGAGGAGCGATTCTTCACCCGTTATTTCAAGAACTTCGCCTGATTCCGGAAAACAATCCGGCGGGACCGCTAAAATACGCTAAAGAACGCTAAAATAAAAGACAGGGAGGCCCCCTGATCCGGTTGAATGAGGAGGGAGCGGCTGATGCAGCCTGCTCCGAATGCTTTTTTAGCGTTTTTCAGCGTATTTTAGCGGTTCCTTCCTGCCTTTTTATGTCCGTCGCCAACACCACCCGCCATGCCGTTGCCATCGTCGGCTCCGCCAACATGGATCTTTCGATTCCCGTCACCTGTCTGCCTCGCACCGGTGAGACCATTCTGGGGGGTGACATGACGACCAATCCGGGCGGCAAGGGAGCGAACCAGGCGGTCGCCGCCCAGCGCGCCGCCAGCCGGCCCGGCTTTTGCCGCTTCGTCGGGCGCGTGGGCGATGATGTATTCGGACGGCAGTTACGGAACGCCCTCGACGCCGATTCCGTCGACACCGCTGCGCTACTGACCACGCCGGGCGCTCCCAGCGGGACAGCCGCCATCATGGTCAATCCCGAGGGAGACAACGCCATCGTTGTTTCTCCGGGCGCCAATGCCCGCCTCACGCCGGCCGACATCGCGGGAGTACGCGAGGCGATCACGACTGCGGCCGTTCTCACGGTGCAGCTCGAAGTGCCGTTCGACACCGTGGCCGCCGCGCTCTCGCTCGCGCGCGAGGCGGGCGTGCTCACGATCCTCGATCCCGCTCCGGCTCCCCAACCCGCATCGGCCGGGGCGCTCGCCACACTTCCCGACGCGCTCTGGCAGGTTGACATTTTTTCGCCCAACCAGAGCGAGGCCCGGCTTTTGACCGGCATCGCCGTTGACGACCTCGATTCGGCACGGGCCGCGGGGGAACGTCTGCTGCAATTCGGTCCCAAAACCGTTGTCCTCAAGCTCGGCGGACTCGGCGCGGCCATCATCACCGCTGCGCCGTCCGGAGGCGGTCAGGGCGGAAATGCTCCCGTCTTCACGCATATTCCCGCCATCCGCATTCCGGCCGTGGTGGATACGACGGCGGCGGGCGACACGTTCACCGGGGCTCTCGCCACTGCCTTGGCCGAAGGACGTTCGTTGGCCGAGGCGGTGCGCTTCGCCGGCATCGCCGGGTCGCTCGCCTGCACCGTTCGCGGAGCCCAGTCGGCCATCCCTCATCGGCGGGATATCCTGGCTCGCCTGTGAGATTTGTCTGGCGCGGTTTTCAAATGCGATGCTTCGCGACATTTAGGGGCAGAGGCGGCGAGCCCGGCGGTTGCGGGCAAACGCGGCAGCGTGAGTCCGGAAAAAACCGGGAGTGCCTACGAGGAGTCACACGACGACATCCGCTGGTACCTGCTGGACGTTGAGACCGCCGTCGATGACGATGCGGGAGCCGATCAGGGTCGGAGCCTGGTCGGAAGCGAGGAAGAGAGCGAGGCGGGCGATCTCGTCTTGCTGCGTAGGGGCGCGGCCGGGGGTGTTCTGGTGGCGGCGGGCGGTTTGTTCCGGGGACAGGTCATTCCAGCGCGGAGTCCAGATATAGCCGGCGGAGATGCAGTTGACGCGGATGTCGTGCTGCGCGAGTTCGAGCGACATGGCACGGGTGAGTCCTTCGAGAGCGGCCTTGCTGGTGCAGTATGCGGTGCGTCCCCAGATGGCGCGCTCGCCGGCGAGCGAGGTGATGTTGATGATCGCCCCGGGGCGGCCTGCATCGCGAAGGTGCCGGGCGGCGAGTTGGGAACAGCGGAAGGTGCCGTGAAGATTGGCGTCGATGACTTCGCGGAAAAAGGCGGGCGTCTGGCCGAGGAACGTGGTGTCGTCGCCGAGGCCGAGGTGAGCGGCGTTGTTGATGAGGATATCGGGGAGGAGGTCGCGGCGGATGAGATCGGCGAAGGCGGCGTCGATGGCCGCCTCGTCGCCGAGGGCGAAGTGGGTGGCGTGGAGAGTGTCGGGCGAAAGCGCGATGTTCGTCATCGAAGTGCGGATACGTTCACAGGCGGATTCGGCGTCGGCAAGGCGGCGACCGTGGAGGATCGTGCGGGCGCCGGCCTGTGCGAAGAGCAGCGCAATGGTATGGCCGAGGTTTTGCGTGGAACCGGTGACGAGCACGGTCTTGCCGGTGAAGTCGGGGAGGGGAGCGGTGGGTGCGTTGTTGGCGGTGAATGCGGGTTTCATGGTAGGCGTTTTTTCGCTACAGAGTTCACAGAGCTCGGACACGGAGATCACGGAGGCGTGATTGATAAATCAGGGCGATGCAGGAGTTGCGGTTGGTTTTTTAAAAACTACGGATTTCACGGATGACACGGATCAGAAAACCGGAATGGCCGCGAAGAGGCAAAAGTCACAAAAAAGAAAAGTCAGGATAGGCTGAATTTTTTGCGGTTTTTTGTGCCTCTTTGTGGCTATCCCTCTGTTTTGGTTTTTATCCGTTTTATCCGTGTAATCCGTGGTCGGTTTGGTGCTGTTTCAGAAAGTGGCTTTGGCATCCGGCGGGCGGATGGCGGTGAGGGCGCCGGTGTAGTGGCGCAGGTCGTGAACCTGGTAAGGGTGCGCGGCGAGGGCGTCTTCGTTGATCTCGACGCCGAGGCCGGGAGCATCGCTGATCTGCATCTCGCCATTGACCAGCCGGCAGGTTTCCCGGGCGACGTCGGCGCGCCAGGGGACGTCGGTCGCCATGGTTTCGAGGTAGAGGAAATTGGGCGTGCAGGCGGCGAGTTGCAGCGTGGCGGCGTTGGCGACCGGGCCGGACGGATTGTGCGGGCAGAAGGGAATCTGCCAGACCTCGGCCATGGCGGCGATCTTGCGGAGCTCATGAATGCCGCCGGCATGGGAGACATCGGGCTGGATAAAGTCGGCGCAGCCGCGTTCGAAGACTTCGCGAAATTCCCAGCGGGTGTAGAGGCGTTCGCCCATCGAGATGGGGGTGCGGGTGTCGGCGCGGAGGCGCGCGTAGTTTTCGAGGTTGCCGGGGATGAGCGGCTCCTCGAACCACTGGATGTCGTAGTCTTCGAGAGCCCGGGCGATGCGGCGGGCGGTGGGGAATTCGAAGCGGCCATGGCCTTCGATCAAAAGTTCGGCGGTAGTGCCGGTGGCGGTTTTGACAGCTTCGACGACGGCGAGGGCGTCACGGAGTTGGGCGGCGGAGAGGTGACGGAAGGTGGCGCCGAAGGGATCCCACTTGAGGGCGCGGTAACCCATGCCGATGGCGATTTTCGCGGCGGCGGCAAATTCGTCGGGCGTTTTGGCGTTGGCGAACCAGGCATTGGCGTAGCAGGGAACGGCATCGCGGACGCGACCGCCGAGGAGTTGATGAACGGGGACACCGAGGGCTTTGCCCTTGATGTCCCAGAGCGCCATTTCGACGGCGGAGAGCGCGCTCATGAGGACGGGGCCGCCGCGCCAGTAGGCGTCGCGGTAAGCGTCCTGCCACCAGGCTTCGATGTTGCGGAGGTCGCGATTGACCAAGCCGCGTTCGAGTTCGCGGACGGCTTGGATGACGGTGGGTTCGCGGTATTCGAGCGTGGCTTCGCCCCAGCCGTGGTGGCCGGAGTCCGTCTCGATTTTGACAAAACACCAGTTGGTGCGCCAGGCGTCGCAGATGAAGGTCTTGAGGGCGGTGAGTTTCATGGGAAAAGCTGAATAGCTGAAGGGCTGGAAGCTGAAATTGGCTGGGGATTCGGGCCGGTTTTCTTCAGCCGTCCATTTTTCCTGCCAGCGGCAGGAGGGAGGCATCGGTGAGCACGAGTGGATAATCGGGGAGCGGAAGACGGAAGCGGCGGCCGACGACGGCGCCGTCGAGGACGAAGGCGGAGCCACGGGCGGCGGCGTCGTGAACGGTGCCGGTGAGAAGGTCGAGGAGGACGGGTTTTTCGAGGCGAAGGTCGGAGTCGTGCCAGAGGGTGAGGTCGATCTCGCTGGCGGGAGTCTTCTGTTGCGGGTCTTCGGTGTTCCAGAACGCGACGAGGGGCGAGCCGTGGCTGCTGAAGGTGGCGGCGACAGGGCTGGCCATCAGGCCGCTCCGCTGCGGGTGCGCGGGATCGGGTTCGGAGAAGCGGGTGCAGAGTTCCTGACGATGCGTGTCGGTGTCGAAGAGCGAGCAGATGCGGCGCATGACGTCGAAGGCGTATTTGGGTGTGTAATGTTTTCCGTGTATCAGGCCCATCATGACGGGGCGGTTGATCTTGCCGCCGGCCTGCCTGTAGGGGCGGTCCATGAGATCGACGGCGTGGAAATAGAGGAGCAGGTCGAAGCCGGTACGCAGGTCGATGAGGAGGCGGCGGGCGATCCACTTGGCCTGCACGATCTGGTCCATGTCGTAGAGGCCGAGCCAGTCGTCGTTGTGGCCGGCGGTCTGGGAGGGACAACCGTTCTCGCCCTGCCAGATGGCGATGCGGCGGGCAGGCGAATAGCGGTCGAGCAGGCGACGGATGAGGTCGTGCATGTTTTGCAGGTTCTGCTCGGGGACGGTCTGGTAGGGGTGAAAGGAAAACACATCGATGTGATCGGCCATCCCGGCCTTGAGCGCGGTTTCGAGGTAAGCGGGATCGAGCTTGGACATGGCGCCGCCGATGATCGTGGCGTCGGGGATTTGTTCGCGGACGGCGGCGGCGGTGATGCGGACGAGTTCGGCATAGGCGCGGGCGTCGGGTTTGGCAGGATGCCAGAACTGGGGGATGTTGGGTTCGTTCCAGATTTCCCAGTGGGCGACACGACCGCGGAAATGGGCGGCGAGGGCGCGGGTCCAGGCGAGCCAGGCGTCGCGGACGGCGTCGCCATAGTAGAGCGGCACGTAGCCGACGGCGGACTCGTGGGGCACATCGGGCATGTAGAGCCGGTTGCCGAAACTGACGGAGAAAAACGGTTGCATGCCGATGGAGCGGAGGCGGTCCACGATGGCGTCGAGCCAGGCGAAGTCGTAAACGCCGGGGGCGGTTTCGCAGCGGCTCCAGCCGGTTTGCACGCGCGCCCACTTGGCGCCGAGTTTTTCGAGGTGGGGGTAAACGCGCTCGGGATCGAACATGAAGCGGTCGAGGGTTTCGAAGCCGATACCGATGCGAGAGCCGGGGATCTGTGCCGTGGAGCGTAAGGTGGCGAGCCGACCGATCTCGGGGAGGCCGGGGAGCGGGTGGGGGAGGAGTTGCCGGCGGCAGAGGGCGGGGATGTCCTGGTTTTCGATGACGGAGTCAGCGGCAGCGGGAGCGGTGGCGGTAGACATGGCGGCGGGGGGAGGTGCGAATTACAAATGACAATGACGAATTATGAATGTGGATATGAGCGACGGAGGCATTTCCGAAGGCTTTCCATCCGTGGGAAAAAAGTTTACAGATGTGCGCATGGAGAAAATGAAAGCAGCGGAAACCGACAGGGCAGGGGAGAATGCCCGGACTTACTGGGATGGTTTGCGGGTGTCGCTGATCCGGTTCTTCGAGGGGCCGCCGATCGGGAAATATGGAGTTTTTCAAGGAGTGGTGCTGACGGTTTTCAAGTTCCTGGAGGGTGAGGTGACGCTGGTCAAAGACGGTGTTTCGGTGTCGGCGGGCAAAGGTGACTGGATGGTGTGCCATCCGGGGGAACGGTTTCAGGATTTTTCGGATTCTGCGCGTATCATCTCGATTCACCTGTTGGTGGAAAGTCCGGGCAATGCGGCGGCATGGTCAGGAGGCCCGGTGCTGGCGTTCGGCGTGGAGACGGCGACGAGGGCGGGGCTGGATGGTTGCGTGCGGCGGATGCGGCGGTCGGCGGTGTTGCGGCGGCTGGAAGCGAGCGGAAAGATTTGTCCGCTGGGCGTGCCGGAGACGTTCGCCGAGGCGCTGGAGTTGCAGGAAGTGGTGGCGGCATTTTTCCGGCGACTGATGGGGGTAGTGGAGCCGCTGGGGATGCGTTACGAGGCACCGCCGATTCGTGACGGGCGGGTGCGCGAGAGCCGGCAGCGGCTGGCGGCGGCGGGACTGCGCGAGGGGTTTTCGCGCGAGCGACTGGCGGCGGGATGCGGATTGAGCGCGTCGCAACTGGATCGGTTGTGGCGTGAGGAGCTGGGGCAGACGCCGGCGCAATTCTGGCATGCGCGGCGTTTGCAGGCAGCGTGCGCGCTGCTTCAGGGCGACGCGCACTCGATCAAGGAAATCGCGTTCGAAACGGGATTCCCGCACCTGAGCCAGTTTTCGTTCTGGTTCGCAAAAGCCATGAACGAGTCACCGCGCGCATTCAGGAGCCGGCACGAACGGGATTGAGAGAGTAGGGATGACCGCTGGCGCTGTGCCAAAATGCGAAAACGGCGACATCGAATCAGCACTTCGTCCCGGCAAAGACAGGTCCCGTCCATTTCATGCCAGCATGGCGTTGGTCCTTGAGCCGTTCCCGGCATCTTGAGTTATGACATAAGACATTATATTATATATAGATATAATTATTTCAGGAATTTTTGCGTAACTGGTTACTTTTTGATTGTAACCAGTTACTTTTCGGGTACTCGTTTCCATCGTCGCTCTCACAACCATGATTCGTCTCGGAATAATCGGTCTCGGAACCCGGCTCGCCCACATGCTGACCTGTTTTCAGGCCAGCGAACCCTCGCTGAGGGTGGTCGGCGTCGTTGATCCCGATCCCGCCGCCGCCCTGGAGCGGTTGCCCGCCGAACAGCGCGGGGGCATCCGTTTCTTCGCTACGCTGGCCGATCTCCTGCGCGAAGGCCGGCCGGATGCGCTGGCGGTTGGCACGCGGTGCAATCTTCACGCCGCCTATGCGACATCCATCGCGGCCACCGGACTGCCGCTCTTTCTGGAAAAACCTGTTGCCACCTCGATGGCCGACGCGCGCGCTCTCGAGAGAGCCTTTGCCGATTCGGCGGGCGAAGTCGTGGTGAGTTTTCCGCTGCGCCTCTCCGCGCTGTGCGGCATGGTGCGTTCCCGGCTCGACGGCGGCGCGGTCGGCCGGCTCGAACACGTGCTGGCGGTCAACTACGTGCCTTACGGCAACGTCTATTTCGACTCCTGGTATCGCGACTACCGCACCACCCAGGGCCTGTTCCTGCAAAAGGCCACGCACGATTTCGACTACATGGCTTTCCTCGTCGGCGCGCCGGTCACCCGGGTGGCGGCGATGGCGCAGCACGGGCGCGTCTTCCGCGACCGCTCGCTGGAGCCGGCCGGCGGCGACGACACCCGCCTCTATTTCGACGGGATCGGCACGCCCGAAACGGGCATGAACGAGGATGCCTCCAGCGCCCTCCTCGAATTCGCCAATGGCGTGCAGGGAGTCTACACCCAGGTGTTTTATACCAAACATGAAGGCGCCGCCCGCGGCGCCACGCTCAGCGGACTGCGCGGCACGCTGCGCTTCGACTGGTATCGCAACGAGCTCAATCTCCATCACCACAGCGAGGCGCACACCGAAACGGAGCGCCCGCCGGAGGGGTTGAATCACTTTGGCGGCGACGGCGCACTGGCGGCCAATTTTATTGATGTGATCCGCGGCCGCGCCCCGTCGGCCTCGCCGATCTCCGCCGGGCTGCGCAGCGTCTATGCCTGCCTCGCCGCCCGCGAAAGCGCCGCCACCGGACGCTTTGTCGAGGTGCGGCAGCTCACCGATCTCGAAACTCCGGCCGCCGCGCTTCCCGCCTCCCTGCCAGCTCTCGCCACCGCCTGACAATGAATCCCTTTTCCATGGTCCTCCGTAACGTCCCCACCCTCCGCAAAACCGGCGTCCGCCTCCCTGGCGCGCCGGATGCTAGTCATGCCCTGCGGAGGGGCAGTCTGTCTTTCTGTCCGCCCGGGTCGGGTGACCCGACGCGGATCGACCGGAAACCAAACATACAAAGTCCCTGCCACGACCATGAAAATGCTACACAAACTGCTCGCCCTCGCCGCCGTCACCACGGCCGCTGTCTGCTCCCACGCCGGAACCTATGCCAACATCACGCTTGATGGCATCATCGACGACTGGAGCGGTATCTCCGCCTCGTTCACCAACACCGGTGGCGGGCCAGTCAACCAGATCTTCCTGGCCAACAACGATACCCACCTCTTCATTCTTGTTACCTTCCATACGCAGACCGATTTCCTGACGGTCCCCGGCGGCTTCTACCTCGGTATCGACAACGACAGTAACGCGGCCACCGGCTTCAATATCTACAGCCAGGGCGTGGTGGGTTCCGAAGTCGGCTATGCTGCCGAGACACCCTTTCAGCAAGACAGTATTAATTTTAATACCGGTGCCGTATCTGAGGGTGCCAACATGCTGAGCAGCCCGTATGGCGCAGCGACTACGGCCCAAGAGTTCAGCATCTCCCGCACCGGCATAATCGACACGGCCAACTCCACGCCAGTCTTCCCGAATACATCGTTCAACTTGGTGGTGTATATCGACAACGGTGGCGAGCTGATCATCGGCCCCGCCTCCTACACTTTTGCCGCCGTTCCCGAGCCCGCCACGTGGGCTTTTATCGGGGGCATCGGTGCCCTCGCCATCTGCCTGATTCGTCGTCACCGTCGGCGCTAACCCCAAAAGGCCCGACTTCAATCTTCAAGCTCGTCCCCTATGCGACATATCCAGTCAAGCCGGCGACTTCCTGGCTTCACACTTATCGAGTTGCTGACCGTGATCGCCATCATCGGCATCCTGGCGGCAATCATCATTCCGGTCGTCAGCAAGGTCCGCACCACGGCCAAGATGACCCGCTCTCTCGCCAACCTTCGCCAGATCGGCGCAGCGGTCCAGTTGTTCGCCGGGGACAACAAGGGTGCCCTTCCGGTGTGGCACGACTTTACGGTCACCTCTCCGCCGGACATGCCGGGGGAGCCCGCTTACGGGGGAAGCTACTGGTGGGAACAGCTCGAAACCTACCTCGGGCAGGATCGCGAGATTTTTCATAGTCCCGCCCACGTCGAGTTCGACAGCTCCACTCGCGAGAAATTGCGCGAAACGATTTCCTACGGATGGAACTACGAAGTGCTGGGGCGCCACAAGGGCGACAGTTCAAAGGAGGGCGATCACCGTCTCAACGTGACCGACTTTGAAAGCCCGGCTCGTAGCCTGGCGGCTTCGGATGGCAAGGACCGGGATTCATGGGGTTCGATCACCTCAGCCAGGGATGGTCCGCAATGGGCTCCCAGTCCCACCCGCTACGGCGACCGGATTCCCTCCCTCTTTCTCGATGGCCACGTCAGCACACGTCCTTACTCCGAGTTTCTCCAGGCTGACCCCTGGTTCAACGCGGTGAAGGCTTTGCCTCCCGACAAAAGTTAAAACTACCGCCTTCCGGATTTTTACACAAAGATCGCAAAGAGCGCAAAGATTCATAATTCATGCTCTTCGCGTCCTTTGCGATCTTTGTGTAAAATAAAACTTTCAGGAAAACCGGTATCAGCCACCAAAACACATTCGTAGTTTTTTCACGCTACACCCCGCAACTCCCGCATGCACACTCTCGACTGGACCCTCCTTGCTGTCGCTCTCGGCGCGCTGTTCGCCGCCTGCATCGCCACCAGTCGTCTCATGCGGGGGGTCTCCGGCTATCTGGTGGCCAGCCGTTGCGCCGGCCGCTACCTGCTCACGCTTTCGGAAGGCGCGGCGGGTCTGGGAGCGATCACCATCATCGGCACGTTCGAGGTGTTTTACAGCGCCGGGTTCGTGCCGCTCTGGTGGGGCTACTTCCTCGCGCCGCTCGGGCTCTTCATCGCGCTGAGCGGTTTTGTCATCTACCGTTTCCGGCAGACGCGCGCCATGACCATGGCGCAGTTTATCGAGACGCGCTACTCGCGGCGCTTCCGCCTGTTTTTCGGCGCGCTCACGTTTGTGTCCGGCGTGGTCAACTACGGCATCTTTCCCGCCGTCACCGTGCGCTGTTTCATGCAGTTTTGCGGCCTGCCCGATGTGCTGGCGATCGGCAGCTTCAGCCTGCCGCTTTTCCCCGCGCTCATGGCGCTCGAACTCGGCCTCGCGATCACCCTCGTGTGGCTCGGCGGGCAGATCACGATCCTCGTTTCCGACTACCTGCAGGCGGTGTTTTGCATGATCGTGTTTCTGGCGCTGCTGGTGTTTTTTCTCTGGTGGATGCCCTGGGCCGATCTCGTGGCCGGGCTGGCGATGGCGCCGGAGGGCAAGTCGATGCTGCACCCGTTCCGGGCGCGCGACGCGGCGGACTTCAATACGGCCTATTACCTCATCGGCGCCTTCATGATCGTCTACACCACGCGGGCCTGGCAGGGCACGTCCGGTTACAATGCCTGCGCCCGCAGTCCGCACGAGGCGCGCATGGCCGGCATCCTCGCGAGCTGGCGGGCAATGGCGCAAAACCTCGCACTCCTGCTCATCCCGCTCTGCGTCTTCGCCGTGCTGCACAATCCGAAGTTCGCCGACCAGGCGGCACAGATCAACGCCCTCACCGCGGCCATCGCTGATCCCGCCGCCCGCGCGCAACTGACCGTCTCGGCGGGCCTCTCGACGATCCTGCCGGCGGGGTTTCTCGGGCTCTTCGCCACCGTGCTCGTGGCCGCCGCCATCAGCACCGACAACACGTATCTGCACTCGTGGGGCAGCATCTTCATCCAGGACGTGGTGCTGCCGCTGCGCAAACGTCCGCTCCCGGCCGCGCAGCATGTGCGCTGGCTGCGCGGCTCGTCGCTCGGGGTGGCGGTGTTCGCGTTCTTTTTCAGCCTGCTGTTTCCGCTGAAGGACTACGTCTTCATGTTTTTCGACATCACCGGCGCCATCTTTCTCGGCGGCGCGGGCGCGGCCATCATTGGCGGGCTTTACTGGCGGCGCGGCAGCACGGCCGGCGCCTGGGCCGCGATGATCACCGGCGGCGTGCTCTCCACCGGCGGCCTCGCCGTGCAGCAGGCCTGGGCGGGGCACCTCGCACCGCTGTTCCTGAGCTACAACCCCGACAATGCCTGGCTGGTGGAGAATGCCGCGAGGCTGCCGTGGAACGGACGCGAGATCATGTTCGGAGCGATGCTCGCCGCGCTGGCGGTGTACGTGATCGTGTCGCTGTGCGGGCGTACCCGTTTCGATCTGGAAACGATGCTCGGCCGCGAGGCCCGGGTGTCGCACGACGCCGCGGCGGCCCCGCGTTTCGGCTGGCGCGAACGCCTCGGCGAGGTGATCGGCAACGGCATCGAGTTCACCCGCGGCGACCGCTGGCTGTGCCGGCTCACGCTGGTGTGGACATTGTGCTGGTGGATCGTGTTTGTCGTCGGCACGGTCTGGAATCTCGTGGCGGAGGTGCCGGAATCTTCCTGGGCCACCTTCTGGCACTGGAACATCGGCCTTTCCGTGCCGCTGGGTGTGGTGACGACCGGATGGTTCCTCGTGGGCGGCGTCCGCGATTTCCGCCGCATGCTGCGCGACCTGCGCGCCACGCCGGCGGAGCCGGGCGTGACCGAAAGGGAAACGCCTGCACCGGAGGGGAAAGACGAGGTCCCGCCGCTCTGTCGCACGAAACCCGATACCGCTTGACCGGAACTTGACCACAGAGGACTGGGTCGCGTAAATTTTTTGACCACGGATTAAACGGATGGGAACTCCTGAAAATTCATTTTTACCGCGAAGGATGCGAAGAGCACGAAGATAGAGATAACTGCGATCATGCTTTTTAATTAATTCATGATTAATTAGATCTGATTTTTGGAATTTTGTTTTTTCTTATCTTCGCATCCTTCGCGCCCTTCGCGGTTAATTTTTAGAACCTTCCGGGTGGACATGGATACTGTCCGTATCCCGGACATTTTGACTTTACACAAAGATCGCAAGGGACGCGAAGGGAACAATCAGCAATCCTTTGCGTTCTTTGCGGCCTTTGTATGAAAATCCGAAAGTTCCGAGGCATTGATACAGGAAGGAAACTGCGAAGCAGGATATGAATCTGTGATCATCCGCATTACCGTGCTGGGAAAGTCGTGTTTT harbors:
- a CDS encoding sodium:solute symporter, coding for MHTLDWTLLAVALGALFAACIATSRLMRGVSGYLVASRCAGRYLLTLSEGAAGLGAITIIGTFEVFYSAGFVPLWWGYFLAPLGLFIALSGFVIYRFRQTRAMTMAQFIETRYSRRFRLFFGALTFVSGVVNYGIFPAVTVRCFMQFCGLPDVLAIGSFSLPLFPALMALELGLAITLVWLGGQITILVSDYLQAVFCMIVFLALLVFFLWWMPWADLVAGLAMAPEGKSMLHPFRARDAADFNTAYYLIGAFMIVYTTRAWQGTSGYNACARSPHEARMAGILASWRAMAQNLALLLIPLCVFAVLHNPKFADQAAQINALTAAIADPAARAQLTVSAGLSTILPAGFLGLFATVLVAAAISTDNTYLHSWGSIFIQDVVLPLRKRPLPAAQHVRWLRGSSLGVAVFAFFFSLLFPLKDYVFMFFDITGAIFLGGAGAAIIGGLYWRRGSTAGAWAAMITGGVLSTGGLAVQQAWAGHLAPLFLSYNPDNAWLVENAARLPWNGREIMFGAMLAALAVYVIVSLCGRTRFDLETMLGREARVSHDAAAAPRFGWRERLGEVIGNGIEFTRGDRWLCRLTLVWTLCWWIVFVVGTVWNLVAEVPESSWATFWHWNIGLSVPLGVVTTGWFLVGGVRDFRRMLRDLRATPAEPGVTERETPAPEGKDEVPPLCRTKPDTA